One Clostridia bacterium genomic region harbors:
- the ftcD gene encoding glutamate formimidoyltransferase: MAFDKIIECVPNFSEGRQKENIDRIIECFRCLEGVKLLDYSSDADHNRTVVTVIGEPQQLAEAIIKAVGVAKDVIDLTKHSGQHPRMGATDVIPFIPIKNVSQQEAKDLSLYVAEQINKLYGIPIFLYEKSATSPDRENLANIRKGQFEGMTEKMKLPQWAPDFGERKPHPTAGVTAVGMRMPLVAYNINLDTDNLEIATKIAKKVRFIGGGLRYVKAMGVAIADRHITQVSMNLTDYTQTPIYMATEMVKVEAKRYGVNVIGSEVIGLVPMQALIDCAEYYLQIEEFKSSQVLESNL; the protein is encoded by the coding sequence ATGGCTTTTGATAAAATTATCGAGTGCGTTCCAAACTTTTCCGAAGGTAGACAGAAAGAGAATATCGACCGCATAATAGAGTGTTTTAGATGTTTAGAGGGCGTTAAACTATTAGATTATAGTTCGGACGCCGACCACAATCGTACGGTTGTTACCGTAATAGGCGAGCCACAACAGCTAGCCGAAGCAATTATTAAGGCAGTTGGCGTAGCCAAAGACGTAATCGACCTAACTAAGCACAGCGGTCAACACCCTCGTATGGGCGCAACCGACGTAATTCCTTTTATTCCAATTAAAAATGTTTCGCAACAAGAAGCCAAAGATTTAAGCCTTTATGTTGCCGAGCAAATAAACAAATTATATGGTATTCCAATATTCTTATATGAAAAGTCGGCAACCTCTCCCGACAGAGAGAACCTTGCCAATATCCGTAAGGGACAGTTTGAAGGTATGACTGAAAAAATGAAACTTCCGCAATGGGCGCCAGACTTTGGCGAACGCAAACCCCACCCGACAGCAGGCGTTACGGCGGTAGGTATGCGTATGCCTCTTGTAGCGTACAATATTAATTTGGATACCGATAACTTAGAAATAGCTACTAAAATTGCCAAAAAAGTTAGATTTATCGGCGGTGGACTACGTTATGTTAAGGCTATGGGCGTTGCAATCGCCGACAGGCACATCACGCAAGTTTCTATGAATTTAACCGACTATACCCAAACGCCAATTTATATGGCAACCGAAATGGTCAAAGTTGAAGCTAAGCGTTACGGAGTAAACGTAATAGGTAGCGAGGTAATAGGGCTTGTGCCAATGCAAGCGTTAATTGATTGCGCCGAATATTATCTTCAAATTGAAGAATTTAAATCTAGCCAAGTACTAGAAAGTAATTTGTAA